The Mastacembelus armatus chromosome 4, fMasArm1.2, whole genome shotgun sequence genome segment TGCTGTACATGATCACTATGACCATGACAATACCACTGTAAGTGTTTTCTATTATTATGAAAAATgagaacaggttttcatttctgGTCAGAGCCCATTTAAGAATCTGGCAACACAACTATCcatgtatgttttattacttCCCTCTGGCTCTATCTatctgcaaatgcaaaaaaacattacatgttCTGGTCACTGGTGGGCGCACACTAGAGATGTCCCTAAAAGGATGTTAGAAGTTAATGAAGTTCTTTTAAAACTGTTTGTATTCACAGATTTGAAGATGTGGGTGTTGATGGGAGTAGTCTGTATATGCCACTGTGTCTTTGGACAGCTGTTTGAGACCAGGCTCAAAGGAGCACCACGTCTGATCTGTAGTGTTCCCGGGTCACCAGGCCTGCCTGGCAAACCCGGTCCCAGAGGGGCTCCAGGAGCAGATGGGAATGTGGGTATACCAGGAAGAGATGGCAGAGACGGCAGGAAGggtgaaaaaggagaaaagggagaCACAGGTATAATATTAAATCTAAATGACTACAACATCAGTTTTTGTGTGCCATTAAATAAACACTACCCACTCTGTGCATGAACAAAGCTGGCATAGCAAAGTTTTCTAATTTAACAGCTGGCTTACATGGGCGAGAGGATTAACTGAAGAATTCCGCTGAACAAAAAAACTAATAGTGttgtgaaagaaatgaaagaaggaAATGTCAGACAAACTATGTAGCACCTGTTTGAAATAGCACCCACTATTCTAAACAGAAATGACAAGGCGACGTAAACACACCTCGGGTCATCGACTCCTCCTAAGGAAGATGTTCTGTAGTGATGATCACCATGAAAGAattgacagacaaaaaaatttTGTTGTGTAGGAGAAAAcatcatatttacatttcacatttacCCTCAGCTAAAAATATCAGCATTTGTACTGCTTCTTTCCATTTGGCAGCTGCTCTGTCATATTTTATACTACACACTCACTATTACTGGGGGAGGTGGTGTTGGCTACATTTTTGTAAGTAGTGGGAAGGGTTTTTACCTTAGGTGCATTTGAATGTTGTTTTATAGCCATCTTACTAAGTTATCAGATGTGATCCACAGCTAAGGTGACTGTTTCTATATGCAAATGTCATCACTGTGTTCTCCCAAACTTCACACTTTATACATCGTTTATCATAGCTGTTCATAGTCTGGTTCTGATTTCTTTTCTAGTTTAGACAATTCAGAAGATAAACATTTTATGTGGATAAAGCTGTCAAAGttgcaaaaatatttagaaGGACTGTATCTCTTCATATCTTCTAGCAGCAATACTGTATTGATATTATTTACACAGTTTGAACTGCAGTAATTCTGTCTGTGATGAAGTTTATATAGGCCACCTGTGTTTCCACTATGTGGTGATTCAGACGCACGCCTTCATCTAAACATTAAACTACTCATTCAGAATTACCCACTGATtgcacagtttgtgtttcacaGAGTTACCAACCTCCAGGGTATTTTCTGTACAGATGTAGTCAATTGGGGTGACTTGGGCGGGGAGCTGTGATTCCATTTTCAAGTAATTTAATATGTTCGACAAGTggacagcagaaacagaatcaTATGGCAGGgaattaacaaaaacacaattttttaaaataatggtgCATAAATGATGATCCCAACATGATTTTCCATTTCAGGGGTGAAAGGCAGAGTTGGCCCAACAGGTAAAATTGGAGAACGAGGTGATCGTGGCCCTGCAGGGAAACGAGGCCCTTCTGGAGAGAAAGGGGATCTGGGCCCACATGGTCCTCTGGGGCGTGAAGGAGAGAAAGGGCACAAGGGTGAACGAGGGCCCCGTGGGACTGCAGGAATTTGCAAGTGTGGCAGCCTGCTGCCTAAATCTGCCTTCTCTGTGGGAATTACCAACAGCTACCCTACAGAATACACCCCCATCAAATTCAACAAGGTCCTGTTTAATGAGGGTGGACACTATAACCCGCAGACAGGAAAGTTCATTTGTGCATACCCCGGCATTTATTATTTCTCTTATGACATTACACTAGCCAACAAACACCTGGCTATTGGTCTGGTGCAGAATGGCCAATATCGCATTAAAACCTTCGATGCCAACACTGGTAACCATGATGTGGCATCTGGGTCCACTGTGATGTACCTGAACCCAGAAGATGAGGTGTGGCTAGAGATCTTCTACAATGAACAGAATGGTCTATTTGCAGACCCAGCCTGGACTGACAGCTTGTTTTCTGGCTTCCTTCTGTATCCCGACACAAACTACTTTGATGCACTTGCAGAGGACTATGCATAGAAcctagaaaacacacaaaaaacccccaaaacttCTAGGCActtttttttgacagttttattgCACCGATTGTATGATCaaactatatttttatacagAGGTTTGAACTGGTAGTTATATTATTGCTATAAAAACTTATCCACTGgcttaaaatgatattttttgaTAAGCTgagttttttatgtatttgttttaggtTAGAGTTGGagcagtaataaataaatattgttgaCATGTAGAGTTTCTTTGGCTATTTTCCTTCTACAGAGGCAAAACTGACAGGTGAAAAAATGATGTTGCAAAGTGTAAGATGAAAGGTCAGCCGTATTGGTTTTTTTGGCAACAGTGCCAAAAACAGATTGAGAGGAATTCAGGTTGATATTGCGCATTTGTAGCTTGTGAGACCCCGTAGTGGGTGGACTCGTTGAGCAACATGTTGTTTGATTGACAGTCCAACGAACGAATGGGAATACAAAACAGTTGAAAACGTGTTTGGATGCACAGGCGCTTATGTTCAAGGTAGGTGGAGAAGTAGTTTATCTCGTTACTAGGCAGCGATAACGGTGCTCGTTTTCTAAGTATTGAAGAAAAAGTAACTCGCTCGTAAAATGATAAGATAGAAATACAAGCGCAGCGTTACATACACGCTAATCAATTAGCAGTTTATAACACAGACTAGGGCACAACAACAGTGGTCATAACGTTAGACCGAAAAGAAAACTATCATCGCCACCCTGGCCTCCTCAAGGTAACAGTCTGTGCTGTGGTccagtctgtttctgtcataAGGTTGACCCACCTTGATGGACGTAACGCTGTGATATTACGTTTCTGAGATGCCAGCTTTCACTAcctaagctaagctaacgttagctctgttttatatcatctTCTAGTGACTTTCGAGAAAACCTTCGAAGAAGGGGACGTGTCTTGCAAGAAAGtttggctaaaaacaaaaatgaggaCGACGTTCAGGTAAGTAAAAGttttgaggtaaaaaaaaaaaacaacaacaacgttGTACTTTGCTGTCAGTAGCCCTGCCATAGACACCTAACGTTAGCTAGCACCAAACACGCTCCCTCCCTGACAAGACTCAACATGACTTGGAGGAGAGGCTAACTTTATACACacagtcagaaacacacacaggaacacggAGAATAGAGCTGCTAACGCTGTGGTAATGTAATTACACTTGATAGGCTCTGGTTCCATCTGCCAAGTTGAGCAAGGAGAAACGACAAACTGCAATgaaggttggtgtgtgttttgtagctTAGCCTACAGGTTTCAGTCCCGTCCTGTGTATGTTGCTGGCTGCTCATTCCTCTTTTACTTTCTTCTCCCTGCCACTGAACCATCTTTCAGCTTTAGCCTACTATTTAGAAGTGTAgttgtgctgtttgtgtatgCAGTATTACTGTTGAGTTGAGTGTTCGAACTGTGTTGTTTGTGCTACACCAGGAACCCCCAGGCAGTGAAGAAGATCCAGGAGAGACACTGAAACGCACCTtaagagctcagagacagaagcGGAAGAAAAGGGTAGATCTTCCTCTGAGACCTCTTAATTCTCATTCTCTGACTAATCATATACACTTATCAGCTCTTACCAGAAAAGTTTAAATCACTGCTCTTTCTTGGCATATATTAGCTGCTTGAGCAGTCTTCAGCCCAAGAAccccatgatgatgatgatgatgtggagGAGATATTCACCATTCAGCCCCACAGTGAAGGTGAACAATCAGCTGAGAAGGGATCTGACCCAGTGGTTTTTTCAAGACCTCCAACTGGTTCTCAGAGAGGTTAGTTTGGCTCTTCTGCGGATGGATATCCCTTAAAGTTTTCTGATACTGATACCAGAGTCATGCAGTATTGTATTACTCTTATAATAAACAATTGCTTTTCCTCACAGAATATTGGTATGGTATTAGTATGAGATCATTGGTGTCAGCAGTGACATGATACTAAGTAACACAAGCAATTATTGTTTGATGATGTACTTTGCCTTCAAGGCCTCAGCTCAACTATTCAGAGTCCCAGCCACCAGACTTTGGATGACATTTTGACACGGCAATTGgaagagagactgagagcagcCAGGGTAAACCCAGTATCTTTTTCCCCACAAACAAATTCTTATATTTCaataacatttcaaatgatATGCTTCCCATATGTTAATCACTCACTACAAACCTATAGTTGTCAGCTTTTGATGAAAGATGTTAATGTATGGCTTCTTGTCCTCCAGTCTAAAGGTGAGAGCCTTCAGCAGGAGGAAGCATCTCTCAAGCCAGTCAGTCGCCTGCAGAATCTCAGAGACAGAGATACTGTAACAAGGTTTGACAGAGAGGTGAGCACCTGCTGCAATCTAACCATAACTGTAATGTAATGCAGTGCAGCAGTGAGGGTTTAATTTTAAGTGTTTTACAGGTTGATCCCGACAGAGCCAGAAGACATGATGTCTCCCTGGCCCTCAGAACCAGGGTCAAGTTCAGAGAAGCAGCAAGAAGGGTAAGGCTTAAAAAAAGTAGTTATTTTTTGtgaaagtcatttattttgtgtttatgtatatattctTTGCAAATACAGGCAGAAGGCCTACCAACTTCTGAAGAAGCATACAATTTCTTTACATTCAACTTTGAGCCAGATCCACAAGATGGTACTGAGAGGATTAGCAGGAAACGACAAAAGCAGAGAAGAACAGCTGAGGACGGAGATGAAGATGGAGGAGATGAAGCTGAAGAACAGGAAGATGGTGAAGTGGAAGAAGATAATAGGGAAGAAAATGAAGACCAGGTTAAGACACCGACAGTAACAATAGTTACTTGTAGGGTGGACCTTTCCACTTATGTTTGTGATATACATTAAAACTCAGGATTTTGACTTTATTGTGAATGTTAGGACCATATTCATTCCAGGGTTCAACTCTTTGTCTATGGTCTTCTGCAATGTGATAATTTGCATGTATATGTAAATCATCATTACTTATACCTGCAGTTACATAACACCAGTACGTTCCAAATGCCTCATACTGTTCATCCAACCGCAGAGTGAAGAAGCTCCTCTTGTTCAAGATGAAGAGGAGAATTTATTTGTCATTGCACAGTCATCCCAGGACTTCCTGGAAATAAAGAAGGCAGAGTATATAGGGTACCGAAACCTTATTCAGCGACAAAGTGAGCTCCTTTTTACACCAA includes the following:
- the c1qtnf7 gene encoding complement C1q tumor necrosis factor-related protein 7, translating into MWVLMGVVCICHCVFGQLFETRLKGAPRLICSVPGSPGLPGKPGPRGAPGADGNVGIPGRDGRDGRKGEKGEKGDTGVKGRVGPTGKIGERGDRGPAGKRGPSGEKGDLGPHGPLGREGEKGHKGERGPRGTAGICKCGSLLPKSAFSVGITNSYPTEYTPIKFNKVLFNEGGHYNPQTGKFICAYPGIYYFSYDITLANKHLAIGLVQNGQYRIKTFDANTGNHDVASGSTVMYLNPEDEVWLEIFYNEQNGLFADPAWTDSLFSGFLLYPDTNYFDALAEDYA